A single region of the Vicia villosa cultivar HV-30 ecotype Madison, WI linkage group LG4, Vvil1.0, whole genome shotgun sequence genome encodes:
- the LOC131598298 gene encoding uncharacterized protein LOC131598298 — translation MRRFLVPRTSIEKVNVNQTEAEVEETPPNLANEFNPNEIVCDPGCRKQIHEYALDIQDQVRKAYILKGPTQPDLARFPRTQFRKSSRALCKAWYKNYTWIEYIELKDATYCFYCFLFNPLRRAEHFGYEVFNKYGFKYLKHTYKGFKYHIGSHDSKYNSCI, via the coding sequence ATGAGGAGGTTTTTGGTTCCTAGAACAAGTATTGAGAAAGTGAATGTTAACCAAACAGAAGCCGAAGTAGAAGAAACACCCCCTAATCTGGCCAATGAGTTTAATCCAAATGAGATTGTGTGTGATCCAGGATGTAGGAAACAAATTCATGAGTATGCTCTAGATATTCAAGATCAAGTGAGGAAGGCATATATATTGAAGGGTCCAACGCAACCAGATTTAGCAAGATTTCCTCGTACTCAATTTAGGAAGTCTTCAAGAGCATTATGTAAAGCATGGTATAAGAATTATACATGGATTGAATACATTGAGTTGAAGGATGCAACTTATTGTTTCTATTGCTTTCTCTTTAATCCGCTCAGGAGGGCCGAACACTTTGGTTATGAAGTCTTCAACAAATacggatttaaatatttgaagcATACATATAAAGGCTTTAAATATCATATTGGTAGTCATGATAGTAAGTACAATTCATGTATATGA